One window of the Pelobates fuscus isolate aPelFus1 chromosome 12, aPelFus1.pri, whole genome shotgun sequence genome contains the following:
- the MOB2 gene encoding MOB kinase activator 2 isoform X2, translating to MEWLMGKSKTKPNGKKPASEEKKLYLEPEYTRVRVTDFEFKQLVALPQEIDLNEWLASNITTFFNHINLQYSTISEFCTGETCQTMAACNTQYYWYDERGKKIKCTAPQYIDFVMSSVQKLVTDEDIFPTKYGKEFPSSFESLVKKICRYLFHVLAHIYSAHFKEIAALELHGHLNTLLIHFLLFVREFSLLDPKETAILDDLSEILFSEDSREAAGATGGAQNHVKER from the exons GAAATCGAAGACAAAGCCAAATGGTAAGAAGCCTGCATCGGAAGAGAAGAAATTGTACTTGGAACCAGAGTATACACGCGTCCGTGTTACCGATTTTGAATTCAAGCAACTGGTGGCGTTACCGCAGGAGATTGACCTCAACGAGTGGTTGGCGAGCAACA TCACCACTTTCTTCAACCACATTAACCTTCAGTACAGCACCATCTCAGAGTTCTGCACAGGGGAGACCTGCCAGACTATGGCTGCCTGCAACAC ACAATACTACTGGTATGATGAGCGGGGGAAGAAAATAAAATGCACAGCACCACAATACATAGACTTCGTCATGAGCTCCGTACAGAAACTGGTAACAGACGAGGATATCTTCCCCACCAAATACG GCAAGGAATTTCCAAGCTCGTTTGAATCTTTAGTCAAAAAGATCTGCAGATACTTATTCCACGTTCTGGCCCACATCTACTCTGCTCATTTCAAAGAAATTGCAGCCCTGGAGCTACATGGACATTTAAACACTCTCTTGATCCACTTTCTCCTCTTTGTACGGGAGTTCAGCTTACTGGACCCCAAGGAGACCGCCATCCTGGATGACCTGTCTGAAATCCTCTTCTCGGAGGACAGCAGGGAAGCAGCGGGGGCCACGGGAGGGGCACAGAACCATGTAAAGGAGAGAtga